The genomic region TGATGTCGGTGTCTTGTCCTTCACCAAAAGTGAGTTCAACGGCATCGTAATTGGCATCTTGACAGAGGGCAAGCGTATCGTTGAGAGACATACCGCCAAGGATAATTTGGGTAACGCCTATCTTCATTTCTTCTCCTTTTCGATGTGAAATTGCGTGGCTGTTAGAGATTGTATGCAGAGGTGCCGAGTTTCGAGACATTGTGGACACCGAATAGCGACATAATACGCGTCGTTGAACACGGTATCAATCAAATTGTTGTCTGAGCGATCCACCAATGGATTCCCGAAAAACTGGTCAAGCACTTCGTACTCCCTGTCACAATCTGGACAGATTTGTAAATCGTGCCCGATGTCCGTCTGGTCGAGCCATCGCATTGTCAACGCCTTTCTCAGGAAGAAACCAAAAATTCAGAGACCGATTTGAGATAGCGGTTCGGCAAACGTGCCTTGACGTGAACGGCTTCCGCTGCGTATTCAGTATCAAGCACTATGCCGTGTTTATGCAGTAAGTCGAGCACCCTTCCCTCCGTATACGGAATACAGAGAGAGAGCTTCATGCCACGTTCAGCAAAACGCTGTGCCAAAGCATCTATTAACGCTGGAACGCCATCGCCACGTTGCGCTGAGATAGGCAGGGCATCGGGATATTGACACTGTAAGATGTGCAATTCCTCATTATCACTTTTAAGTCTATCAATTTTATTGAAAACCATGAATATCGGGATGTCCGTAGCGTTCAATTCTTCAAGGACAACGTTCACAGCAGCTATCTGTGCCTCTGCTTCGGGATGACTCACATCAACAATATGCAACAAAAGATCCGCCTCTAAGACTTCTTCGAGCGTCGCCTTGAATGCAGCAACTAACTGGTGTGGCAATTTCTTGATAAATCCAACGGTGTCGCTCAACAGAATCTGCTGTTTGTGTGGCAAATCCAACTTCCGGGTGGTAGAATCTAAAGTTGCGAACAATTTATCTTCAGCCAAAACGGTTTCGCCTGTTAACGCGTTAAATAGCGTTGACTTCCCTGCATTGGTATATCCCACGAGAGATACTTTGATTTTCTCAGACCGATTTCGCCGCTGCGTATGACGCTGTTTTTCAACGGCATCCAATGCCTTTCGCACATGTGCGATGTTCCTACGGACCCAACGTCTGTCCATTTCAAGTTGCGTTTCACCGGGACCCCGGAGGTGCCTACCACCGCCACCGCCCGTTGCAAGTCGTGAGAGGTGTGTCCACATCCGCGTCAGGCGTGGCAGTGCGTATTCGAGTTGCGCCAATGCGACTTGTAAACGTGCTTCTTTGGTGAGTGCCCGTTGCGCAAAAACCTGAAGAATGAGTCCTGTTCGGTCAATTGTGGCAACCTCAAGTGCCCTCTCAAGATTCCGATTCTGCGCGGGTGATAATTCTTCGTCAAAGATAATTGCGTCTGCGTTTAACTCTTCAATGAGCGGCTTGAGTTCTTCTTCAACCTTTCCTTCACCAATGAAATACGTTGGATTTGGTGCGTTACGTGGTTGAATTGTCACAGCGACCACCTCAATGCCAGCAGTCTCTGCGAGCTGCTGGAGTTCTTGCAGCGATTCTTCGGTTTCGTGCATCAAGTTATTTCGGAGTTTCACGCCTACCAATATCGCCCGTGAGGGCGGATTCGGTGCACGGGTATCGTAAAGTTCTGGCATCAAGAGACTCCTTTCCTTAATCCTGTGGGTATACCGAGGCAGCGTGCCAAGGTTTTCCTAATAGTATGGTTCTTGATAGGATAGTTTATCAGATTTGCGTACCGTTTTCCACTAAAATCCAATTCTGCGAAAAAACTTCAGATTTTTAGCAAAACATTATTTTCGTCAACTTTATTGGAGTGCCTATCGTTTCCTATGTATGTCTTGGAGATAGTTGTCGGCTTATGAAGAAAAAGGAACCTACAGTTTTTCTTGCACACAAGTCAATTCTATGGTATACTTAACACCACGATGAAAAATGCCAAAAATCCCACTACTCCAGTGATCACTGTGAACCGAAAAGCGCGGTATGATTATCACTTGCGCGATCGGTATGAAGCCGGTGTTGTTCTGCAAGGGACCGAAGTGAAGGCAATTCGCGCAGGGCGGCTTAACCTCGCAGATAGTTACGCACAGATAACAGACGGAGAAGTGTTCCTGATCGATGCCCATATCGGTCCTTACGAACATGGGAATATGGCAAATCACGAGCCGAAGCGGAAACGGAAACTCTTATTGCATCGGCGAGAAATCATCAAACTTGAACGCTCAATCCGTTCAAAAGGGATGACTATCGTTCCAACACGTGCGTATTTTAGCAACGGTAAGGTGAAACTGGAGTTAGCTGTTGCGTTAGGTAAGCAGCTTTACGATAAACGCGACAAACTTGAGCGTGAAGCGAGCGCGAGTGAGATACGAGCATACAATTGACTCGGCTATCTTGCCGACTGCTGAAGGCTGACGACTCTTCTGGGGGTGTAAAGGTTTCGACGAAGGTAGATGAGATATAGGTTGCATGCCGAGGTCTCCGCAGGCCTCGTTAAATAGGCGGAACATTTATAAATGCTGATGAAGAATTNNNNNNNNNNNNNNNNNNNNNNNNNNNNNNNNNNNNNNNNNNNNNNNNNNNNNNNNNNNNNNNNNNNNNNNNNNNNNNNNNNNNNNNNNNNNNNNNNNNNNNNNNNNNNNNNNNNNNNNNNNNNNNNNNNNNNNNNNNNNTTAAAACCTGTGATAAGCATGTAGTAGCCTCTATTGAAATGCCTTCGGACGCGGGTTCGATTCCCGCCACCTCCATTTTTACTGTGTCATCCGGTGTTCACCCATTACACATTGCTTGCAAAATGACATGGCTGAATTTGCGAACATGCCACCTCGCATTCAAAAGATTGTGCAAGCGCATCTATGTGAAGATGAACACATCCGCTTGTGCCTTCTCGGTCGCTCCAACCTACTGCGTCCAGACTATGTTTTCATCACCACGCGCCGAGTGCTGGTCTTAGATGAGCGATATATAGGCAGTTTCACTGTCTCTTATGCAAACGTTCGATGCAACTTATTATTCACGGAAATCCGTGGTGTCAAGCTAATTCGGGATTTCAAGCACCGACTTCTTCGCCAAGCAAAACTTGAAATTAGTATCGTCCGTAATGTTCATTGGATCGACAATATCAACTTCCGTTCAGCACAATGTGCCTACGCGTGCATCGCCGAGCAACTCACAGCATAAAAATGGATGCCATGATAGAATTCCTGAATTATCTCATCGTTTCGTATAATGTCTGGTTTACAGCCCCTTTAGCGATTGTGTTCTTATTGGCACTCTTTCGACTTGCCACCGGAGCGATGGATTTTGGGGATGTAGATGCAGATGTTGATATGGATGCAGATGTTGATATCGACGCGGACGCAGATGTAGATGCTGATATGGATGCAGATACAGGCACTCAGAGTCCTTCCTTCGGGGATGTGTTCGGATTTCTGAACGTCGGTAGGGTCCCCTTGATGATTGTGCTGATGTCGCTATTTGTGACGTGGGGGATTTCTGGGCTCATTGCGAACGCATTTCTCAATATCCCCGAGAACCCACAGTGGGTTTGGATATCGTGCATCATTGCGTTTTTCTGTTGTCTTTTAGGAACTCGCTATATCTCCATCGCGCTTTCAAAACTGTTCCCAGAGAGCGAAAGAGCCATCAACGATGTTCAGCTCCTCGGTTTAAGAGGGCGCGTGATTAGCGGACAGATCACAACCACCTTTGGGACTGCTCGCGTCCAAGTTCCGGATGGACCGGAATTGACTGTTAGTTGCCGTGCCGAACCAGATGAAGTCACTCCTGTCAAAGGGGATACTGTCATTCTCATAAATTACGATCAAACAAAACGAATCTTTGATGTAAAAAAAAGCGAAATGGATCTGTGATAATGTATGGTTGTCAGTTACATTATGGTAAACCAGAAAAATAAGCAGACATTCTCCCCTCCCCGGGTAGGCGAGGTTTCTAACCTCGCCTCTTTGGAGTGTCTCATTAATTCTAAACTTTACCATAGTTATTAGTTATCGGTTATCGGTCTTCAGTTAAGAGGGCTCCGCGTAACAATTCACATCTTTCTGGGGCAAGTTTGGGTAGATTGTTGAAAATAGTCTTTTAACCGACAGCCGCCGACTGACACCCGACAGCCATTAAAAAAGGAGAACTAAAACATGTTGGATGCCAATTTATTCATCACTATTGTCGGCAGTGTGATTGCCTTACTGGTCATTTTTCTGTTAGTCTATCGTTCTTTCTACAAAAAAGCACCAGCAGATTCGGCATTGGTCATCTCTGGAGGACGTAAAAAGCGTGCCGTCTTTGGTGGTAGCCTCATCAATCCACTTACGAACACAAGCCAACTTATTTCCCTGAATACACTCCAGCTCCCCGTCGAACGAACAGGACAAGCCGCGCTGATTACAAAAGACAGTTTACGGGTTGATTTGGAAGCAGAGTTCTATGTCAAAATTGAACCCCACGAACAAGATGTACTCAAAGCAGTAGCGAGTCTTGGCGACAAAACGTTAACGCCCTCCGAGGTTAATAAACTCCTTGAAGGTAAACTTGTCGGTGTTCTCCGAAGCGTTGCTGCAACTATGGATCTGCAGGAATTGCATGAAAAACGCCAACAGTTTTCTGACCAAGTTCAGGAAGCATGTCGGGATGACCTTGAACAGAACGGTTTTAAGTTAGAAAGTGTTGCTGTCACCAACCTCGATCAGACCCCACTCGATGCCCTTGACGAGAACAACCGTTTTGATGTCGTTGCGATTCAAACGATCAAACAAGAGGTTGAAGATAGACAAACTGAAACCGCTCGAATCGAACACGAAAACCAAGTGAAACGTGAAGAGAACCGACTCAAAGCGGAACTGGAAATCAAGCAGCGCGAAGAGGAAACAGAGACGCAAGCCTTAGAAGTTGCGAAACGGCTTGAGTTTGCGCAGGAAGAGCAGCGCAAAGCAATCGCCACGAACAAAGCGGAACAGGAACGCGAGATTGAAGCGCATAAACTTGAACAGCAACAAGCCGTTGAGGAAGCGCGAATCAAGCAGGAAGAAGCCGTGAAATCCACGGAAATCTCTCAGAAGCAGCGGCTCGACACGGCGCGGATTGAACAGGAGCGTCAAGTCCAAGAGACAGAGATTGCACAGAAGCAGGCAGTCGAAGTCGCACGTGTCCAACAGGAGCAGTTGATTGAAGAAGCGCAGATTCAACGGGAACTCACCGTTGACAGAGCCAAGATTGAGCAACAGCGCGCTGTCGAAGAGGCGGGTATCTCCAGCAGAATCGTCCTTGTTGAGAAAGAACGCGAGGAAAAAGAGGCACAAGCCGAGAACGCAATCCAAATCTCAATGAAGGAGAAGCAGCGCGAGGCGGCATTGATTGAACTCTTGGACGTTAGTGCGCAAAAAGCAAAAGCTGAAGGGAGTGTTTTAACTGCCCAAGCGATTGAGGAAGCGGAACGGCAAAGCAAAATCGCTCTGATCCACGCCGAACAGGAAGCGGATGAGGAGCGGATCGCCAAAGAACGCGCTGCTGACGCGGAAGCCTATGCCGTTGTAGAATCCGCTAAGGCGGCACTTGAAGCGGCTGAGGTCAAAGCACAAGCGCAAAGAATTCTCGCAGAGGCATTCCTTGTTGAAGCAAAGGCAAAAGCCACTGGCGAAGAGGCATCGATTGCCGCGAAAAATCAGGCGGATTCCAAAGTTCTCGTGAGTGATGCTATATTAGCACTCGTGGAGTCCCTACCTGAAGTAACCACTGAACTGATGAAACCTGCGGAACGTATCGAAAGTATCCGTGTGCTCGACCTCGGCGGCGGTGGCAATGGTAATGGAAGCAATGGCATGAATCGGATTCTCAGTTCGATTGTGAATGCTGGTGCGGCAGTGCCGTTGCTGAAGGAAATTGTAGGCTTCAGCGGTTTAGATACTGAAAGAATTGCACAAACGATTCGCGATTATGCTTCCAACGTGGCAGTCGATGCCCAATCGGATTCAGAAGAATAGCAGAATAGCCGTCGGCAGTCAGCAATCAGGAAAGAGGTTCCTTTCTGAAAGCCGAAAGCTGATGGTTGATAGCCAATATGAAAGGATGCACAGATGGAAAACGAAAAACAAGCAAGAGTTGAAGTTAAAGTTAACTTCCTCTCAATTGACCGTAGTACCGGAGCACCAATAGTCGTCCTGAAGGAAAAAGAGGGTGATTCAAATCGGATATTGCTGATTTGGATCGGTGAATCGGAGGCAGCGGCTATCCAGATGCATATCGAGAAAATTCAACTCCCGCGACCGATGACACACGACTTACTCAAGACGATGATTGAAACGCTTGGTGCTAAAGTTATAACCGTGTGTGTACACGCTTTTGAAGAACGGACTTTCTACGCACATGTGACATTAGAAGTTGACGGGAACACCATTGACGTGGATTGTCGTCCGAGCGATGCAATCGCGCTTGCGCTCCGCTGTGAAGCCCCCATCTACGTTGTTGAAGAGGTGCTTGCAGAACAGGGATTCTCTGAACAGGAACTCGACAAGGGACAAAAACCCGACACGAAAGACGTTTTGGAGAATTTAGACGACGACACGCTAAAACAGTATACCGTCTAAATAGTTATCGGTTGTCGGTTCAGATTTTCTGCGAAAATCCTTTCGGTTTTCAGTTAAGAGGTTTTTGGTAACAATCAATCGCGTATGGAATATTCCAAGTGAGAGGCACTTGTTACAGGAACTTTAACCGATAACTGAAAGGGTTGTGTAAATACTATGGGCAATTCATTCGGAAAAAACTGCACTGTGCTTCATGAAAATTGCACAACTGCCTTGGATCGGAGTGATTTCGCTCGGAAGTCACGCGATCTCGATCATCAGGATGGCGTGCTTCCGCAGCCGAGAATAGACCTGTCCTTTCTTGATCCCCCCTTCAATCAGGATAAGGCTTACAACACCTGGAATGATAACTTACCCCCAGAGGAATATTGGGGGTGGATGCGCGAGATCTGTGGAAAGGTGTATACATTGACTTCGGATGGCGGCGCGATCTATTTCATGCAGCGTGAGAAGAACACGGAATTCGTTCTGCAATGCTTGCGCGATACTGGCTGGACCTTTCAAAACCTGATTATCTGGAA from Candidatus Poribacteria bacterium harbors:
- the smpB gene encoding SsrA-binding protein SmpB, with the translated sequence MKNAKNPTTPVITVNRKARYDYHLRDRYEAGVVLQGTEVKAIRAGRLNLADSYAQITDGEVFLIDAHIGPYEHGNMANHEPKRKRKLLLHRREIIKLERSIRSKGMTIVPTRAYFSNGKVKLELAVALGKQLYDKRDKLEREASASEIRAYN
- the hflX gene encoding GTPase HflX; this encodes MPELYDTRAPNPPSRAILVGVKLRNNLMHETEESLQELQQLAETAGIEVVAVTIQPRNAPNPTYFIGEGKVEEELKPLIEELNADAIIFDEELSPAQNRNLERALEVATIDRTGLILQVFAQRALTKEARLQVALAQLEYALPRLTRMWTHLSRLATGGGGGRHLRGPGETQLEMDRRWVRRNIAHVRKALDAVEKQRHTQRRNRSEKIKVSLVGYTNAGKSTLFNALTGETVLAEDKLFATLDSTTRKLDLPHKQQILLSDTVGFIKKLPHQLVAAFKATLEEVLEADLLLHIVDVSHPEAEAQIAAVNVVLEELNATDIPIFMVFNKIDRLKSDNEELHILQCQYPDALPISAQRGDGVPALIDALAQRFAERGMKLSLCIPYTEGRVLDLLHKHGIVLDTEYAAEAVHVKARLPNRYLKSVSEFLVSS
- a CDS encoding DUF1449 family protein, translated to MDAMIEFLNYLIVSYNVWFTAPLAIVFLLALFRLATGAMDFGDVDADVDMDADVDIDADADVDADMDADTGTQSPSFGDVFGFLNVGRVPLMIVLMSLFVTWGISGLIANAFLNIPENPQWVWISCIIAFFCCLLGTRYISIALSKLFPESERAINDVQLLGLRGRVISGQITTTFGTARVQVPDGPELTVSCRAEPDEVTPVKGDTVILINYDQTKRIFDVKKSEMDL
- a CDS encoding bifunctional nuclease family protein — protein: MENEKQARVEVKVNFLSIDRSTGAPIVVLKEKEGDSNRILLIWIGESEAAAIQMHIEKIQLPRPMTHDLLKTMIETLGAKVITVCVHAFEERTFYAHVTLEVDGNTIDVDCRPSDAIALALRCEAPIYVVEEVLAEQGFSEQELDKGQKPDTKDVLENLDDDTLKQYTV